From a single Micromonospora sp. WMMD1102 genomic region:
- a CDS encoding PadR family transcriptional regulator, with product MPRIPHSSPQTLRLFEALLAAPDQWRYGYDLSKETALASGTLYPILMRLAEQSLLETHWEEPTTPGRPPRHSYRLTAEGAELARTRLAGAARRAPSPRPGPALGGAS from the coding sequence ATGCCCCGGATACCGCACAGCTCGCCACAGACACTGCGCCTCTTCGAGGCGCTGCTCGCCGCGCCGGACCAGTGGCGGTACGGCTACGACCTCAGCAAGGAGACGGCGCTCGCCTCCGGCACGCTCTATCCGATCCTGATGCGGCTGGCCGAACAGTCCCTGCTGGAGACCCACTGGGAAGAGCCCACCACCCCGGGGCGGCCACCCCGGCACAGCTACCGGCTCACCGCCGAGGGTGCCGAACTGGCCCGTACCCGACTTGCCGGTGCGGCTCGCCGGGCGCCCTCCCCGCGTCCCGGCCCGGCCTTGGGCGGTGCCTCATGA
- the dusB gene encoding tRNA dihydrouridine synthase DusB — MELGGHVVWPPVVLAPMAGITNVAFRQLCREQGGGLYVCEMVTTRALVERNPKTLRMVAFGGDERPRSLQLYGIDPAVTAAAVRMVVEEDLADHVDLNFGCPVPKVTRKGGGAALPWRHRLFARIVRAAVEAAAPAGVPVTVKMRKGIDDDHLTYVEAGLAAQEAGVAAVALHGRTAAQRYSGTADWDAIGTLKQALDVPVLGNGDIWEADDALRMVAHTGADGVVVGRGCLGRPWLFADLSAAFAGSLARRLPALGEVALTMRRHAELLVDWFAGGDRPETAERDGCVDFRKHVAWYLKGFPVGGELRRALAMVNGLAELNDLLGKLDPAEPFPVETLGQPRGRTNSPGKVFLPDGWLADRDSAEVPAGAEIADSGG; from the coding sequence CTGGAGTTGGGTGGGCATGTGGTGTGGCCGCCGGTGGTGCTCGCCCCGATGGCCGGGATCACGAATGTCGCGTTCCGGCAGCTCTGTCGGGAACAGGGCGGCGGGCTCTACGTCTGCGAGATGGTGACGACCCGGGCGCTCGTCGAGCGGAATCCGAAGACGCTCCGGATGGTCGCCTTCGGCGGTGACGAGCGACCGCGCAGCCTCCAGCTCTACGGGATCGACCCGGCGGTGACGGCGGCGGCGGTCCGGATGGTGGTCGAGGAGGACCTGGCCGACCACGTGGACCTCAACTTCGGCTGCCCGGTGCCGAAGGTCACCCGCAAGGGCGGCGGGGCGGCGCTGCCGTGGCGGCACCGGCTCTTCGCCCGGATCGTCCGGGCGGCGGTCGAGGCGGCCGCCCCGGCCGGGGTGCCGGTGACGGTCAAGATGCGCAAGGGCATCGACGACGACCACCTGACGTACGTCGAGGCGGGGCTCGCCGCCCAGGAGGCCGGGGTGGCGGCGGTCGCCCTGCACGGGCGGACGGCCGCGCAGCGGTATTCGGGTACGGCGGACTGGGATGCCATCGGCACCCTCAAGCAGGCGCTCGACGTGCCGGTACTCGGCAACGGCGATATCTGGGAGGCGGACGACGCGCTCCGGATGGTGGCGCACACCGGTGCGGACGGGGTGGTCGTCGGTCGTGGCTGCCTGGGCCGGCCGTGGCTCTTCGCCGACCTGTCGGCGGCCTTCGCCGGCAGCCTCGCACGTCGGTTGCCGGCGCTCGGCGAGGTCGCCCTGACCATGCGCCGGCACGCCGAGCTGCTCGTCGACTGGTTCGCCGGGGGCGACCGGCCGGAGACCGCCGAGCGGGACGGTTGTGTCGACTTCCGCAAGCACGTCGCCTGGTATCTGAAGGGTTTCCCGGTCGGCGGTGAGCTGCGCCGGGCGCTGGCGATGGTGAACGGCCTGGCCGAGCTCAACGACCTGCTCGGCAAGCTCGACCCGGCGGAGCCGTTTCCGGTGGAGACGCTGGGCCAGCCCCGGGGCCGGACCAACTCGCCGGGCAAGGTCTTCCTGCCGGACGGCTGGCTGGCCGACCGGGACAGCGCCGAGGTGCCGGCCGGCGCCGAGATCGCCGATTCCGGCGGCTGA
- a CDS encoding type IV toxin-antitoxin system AbiEi family antitoxin domain-containing protein: MTNADPSAEQRQSIDSLAVRQQQIVTRSQLLAAGFDDMHMYRQTRRGRWQRVLPATYALVTGTLTDEQRLIAAVLYVGRSGQLTGPAALRWYGFRYAPKTPETQLIVPHDTRRASAGHVRVCRTLSLDDRARDGGLYQVCSPARAVVDTSRDLRDLRMVRAIVAEAIQRSYTDLRALDEEVVRAGRSRTALVRRAFQEVVQGTRSAPEAELRACLSNSRLLPEIIWNPRLLGPDRSSLPTPDGYLADAAIALEVDSQEFHFAPADWHRTMDRHNELSRHGLLILHFPPAQIRREPHRVRQIVEDAYRSRRGFGARCGVLLGGAPATAESDKRGPFLTPGS, encoded by the coding sequence ATGACCAACGCCGACCCGTCCGCTGAACAGCGGCAGAGCATCGACAGCCTCGCGGTGCGCCAGCAGCAGATTGTCACACGATCCCAGTTGCTTGCCGCCGGCTTCGACGACATGCACATGTACCGCCAGACCCGACGCGGTCGCTGGCAACGAGTGTTGCCGGCGACGTACGCCCTGGTCACGGGCACTCTCACCGACGAACAGCGACTCATCGCCGCCGTGCTCTACGTCGGTCGGAGCGGACAGCTCACCGGACCGGCGGCACTACGGTGGTACGGCTTCCGCTACGCCCCGAAAACGCCGGAGACGCAGCTCATCGTGCCGCACGACACCCGTCGCGCCTCGGCAGGCCATGTCCGGGTCTGCCGGACCCTCTCCCTCGACGATCGTGCCCGGGACGGGGGTCTATACCAGGTGTGCTCGCCAGCCCGCGCGGTGGTCGACACCTCCCGCGACCTGCGTGACCTTCGAATGGTACGGGCGATCGTGGCGGAGGCCATCCAACGGAGCTACACCGACCTGAGGGCGCTGGACGAGGAGGTCGTCCGGGCTGGCCGCAGCCGCACAGCGCTGGTACGCCGGGCCTTCCAGGAGGTCGTCCAGGGAACCCGATCGGCGCCGGAGGCGGAACTTCGGGCTTGCCTGTCCAACAGCCGGTTGCTGCCGGAGATCATCTGGAATCCTCGACTGCTCGGCCCGGACCGGTCGAGCCTGCCGACCCCGGACGGCTACCTCGCGGACGCCGCGATCGCGCTGGAGGTCGACTCGCAGGAGTTTCACTTCGCGCCGGCCGACTGGCACCGCACCATGGATCGACACAACGAACTGAGCCGGCATGGCCTGCTGATCCTGCACTTTCCGCCGGCCCAGATCCGCCGGGAGCCCCATCGAGTTCGGCAGATCGTCGAGGACGCGTACCGGTCCCGCCGAGGTTTCGGCGCACGGTGCGGGGTGTTGTTAGGCGGGGCCCCCGCTACCGCAGAATCCGATAAGCGGGGGCCCTTCCTTACACCTGGGTCTTAG
- a CDS encoding glycine--tRNA ligase: MPADRIDAVVSLAKRRGFVFPSSEIYGGTRSAWDYGPLGVELKENVRRQWWRSMVQQRDDIVGLDSAVILARDVWAASGHLDAFVDPLTECQSCHKRFRADHLEEAYAEKHGNPPASLAELNCPNCGNKGTFTEPRMFNGLMKTYLGPVESEEGLHYLRPETAQGIFVNYNNVAASARKKPPFGIAQVGKSFRNEITPGNFIFRTREFEQMEMEFFVEPGSDEEWHEYWLRERWNWYLDLGLTEENLRFFEHPQEKLSHYSKRTVDIEYRFRFGGTEFSELEGIANRTDFDLSTHSKHSGVDLSYFDQEKQQRWVPYVIEPAAGLTRAVLAFLLEAYDEDEAPNTKGGVDKRTVLRFDPRLSPVKVAVLPLSRNPSLSPKAKDLAAALRRRWVVEFDDSQAIGRRYRRQDEIGTPFCVTVDFDTLDDNAVTVRNRDSMTQERVSLDQVEQYLLERLPGC, translated from the coding sequence ATGCCAGCCGACCGCATCGACGCCGTCGTCAGTCTCGCGAAGCGCCGAGGCTTCGTCTTCCCGTCCAGCGAGATCTACGGGGGCACCCGGTCGGCCTGGGACTACGGCCCGCTCGGCGTCGAGCTGAAGGAGAACGTCCGGCGCCAGTGGTGGCGGAGCATGGTGCAGCAGCGGGACGACATCGTCGGCCTCGACTCGGCGGTGATCCTCGCCCGGGACGTCTGGGCCGCCTCCGGCCACCTGGACGCCTTCGTCGACCCGCTGACCGAGTGCCAGTCCTGCCACAAGCGGTTCCGGGCCGACCACCTCGAAGAGGCGTACGCGGAGAAGCACGGCAACCCGCCGGCCTCGCTGGCCGAGCTGAACTGCCCGAACTGCGGCAACAAGGGCACCTTCACCGAGCCCCGGATGTTCAACGGCCTGATGAAGACCTACCTCGGCCCGGTGGAGAGCGAGGAGGGGCTGCACTACCTCCGGCCGGAGACCGCGCAGGGCATCTTCGTCAACTACAACAACGTCGCCGCGTCGGCCCGCAAGAAGCCGCCGTTCGGCATCGCCCAGGTCGGCAAGTCGTTCCGCAACGAGATCACCCCGGGCAACTTCATCTTCCGGACCCGCGAGTTCGAGCAGATGGAGATGGAGTTCTTCGTCGAGCCGGGCAGCGACGAGGAATGGCACGAGTACTGGCTGCGCGAGCGCTGGAACTGGTATCTCGACCTCGGCCTGACCGAGGAGAACCTGCGCTTCTTCGAGCACCCGCAGGAGAAGCTCTCGCACTACTCGAAGCGGACCGTCGACATCGAGTACCGCTTCCGGTTCGGCGGCACCGAGTTCTCCGAGCTGGAGGGCATCGCGAACCGCACCGACTTCGACCTCTCCACGCACAGCAAGCACTCCGGTGTCGACCTGTCCTACTTCGACCAGGAGAAGCAGCAGCGCTGGGTGCCGTACGTGATCGAGCCGGCCGCCGGCCTGACCCGGGCGGTGCTCGCCTTCCTGCTGGAGGCGTACGACGAGGACGAGGCGCCGAACACCAAGGGCGGGGTCGACAAGCGCACCGTACTCCGCTTCGACCCCCGGCTCTCCCCGGTCAAGGTGGCCGTGCTGCCGCTCTCCCGCAACCCCTCGCTCTCGCCGAAGGCGAAGGACCTGGCTGCCGCGCTGCGCAGGCGCTGGGTGGTGGAGTTCGACGACTCGCAGGCGATCGGCCGCCGCTACCGCCGGCAGGACGAGATCGGCACCCCGTTCTGCGTCACCGTCGACTTCGACACCCTGGACGACAACGCCGTGACGGTACGCAACCGGGACAGCATGACCCAGGAGCGGGTCAGCCTCGACCAGGTCGAGCAGTACCTGCTCGAGCGCCTGCCCGGCTGCTAA
- a CDS encoding antibiotic biosynthesis monooxygenase, with product MLVTNRFVVAEETAATFTERAHAALAALAARPGYRRGELLRALDDPRHWCLVTEWESVGTYRRALGAFDVKVDATPLLAESLDEPSAYETLASAEPDGQVEVTPSDRATDPAR from the coding sequence GTGTTGGTGACCAACCGGTTCGTGGTGGCGGAGGAGACCGCCGCGACCTTCACGGAGCGGGCCCACGCCGCGCTGGCCGCCCTCGCCGCCCGGCCGGGATACCGCCGGGGCGAACTGCTGCGGGCCCTTGACGACCCCCGGCACTGGTGCCTGGTCACCGAGTGGGAGTCGGTCGGCACCTACCGGCGGGCCCTCGGCGCCTTCGACGTCAAGGTCGACGCGACTCCGCTGCTCGCCGAGTCGCTCGACGAGCCCTCCGCGTACGAGACGCTGGCCAGCGCCGAACCGGACGGCCAGGTCGAAGTCACCCCGAGCGACCGGGCCACCGACCCCGCCCGGTGA
- a CDS encoding metal ABC transporter substrate-binding protein, with translation MVIRSALRTAALATTGLLALTGVAACGGDGSGADPDRVDVVAAFYPLQFVAERVGGDAVRVTNLAKPGAEPHDLELNPGQVGQVSDAELVVYLAGFQPSVDEAVSQQAGDRAFDVAGVAPLLDATEGGHEHEGAEGHQEEEAHEGEGAAGEKHEGEATGKDPHVWLDPTRLAGIADKLAERLGTVDPDRAADYTTRAGTLRTELEALDSEYAQGLKTCQRRELVTSHTAFGYLAQRYQLEQIGISGLTPEDEPAPQRLAEVAAEAREHKTTTIFFETLVSPKVAETIAREVGAKTAVLDPIEGLQPDSTGDYLSVMRSNLGALRTALGCS, from the coding sequence ATGGTGATCCGCTCCGCCCTCCGTACCGCCGCCCTCGCCACCACCGGCCTGCTCGCGCTGACCGGCGTCGCCGCCTGCGGGGGTGACGGCAGCGGCGCCGACCCCGACCGGGTCGACGTCGTCGCCGCCTTCTATCCCCTCCAGTTCGTCGCCGAGCGGGTCGGCGGGGACGCCGTCCGGGTGACGAACCTCGCCAAGCCCGGCGCCGAGCCGCACGACCTGGAACTCAACCCCGGTCAGGTCGGCCAGGTCAGCGACGCGGAACTGGTGGTCTACCTGGCCGGCTTCCAGCCGAGCGTGGACGAGGCGGTCAGCCAGCAGGCCGGCGACCGGGCCTTCGACGTGGCAGGCGTGGCGCCGCTGTTGGACGCGACGGAGGGCGGGCACGAGCACGAGGGCGCGGAGGGCCACCAGGAGGAGGAGGCGCACGAGGGCGAGGGCGCCGCCGGGGAGAAGCACGAGGGGGAGGCCACCGGCAAGGACCCGCACGTCTGGCTCGACCCGACCCGGCTGGCCGGGATCGCCGACAAGCTGGCCGAGCGGCTGGGCACGGTCGACCCGGACCGGGCCGCCGACTACACCACCCGGGCCGGGACGCTGCGCACCGAACTGGAGGCCCTGGACTCCGAGTACGCCCAGGGGCTGAAGACCTGCCAGCGGCGGGAACTGGTGACCAGCCACACCGCCTTCGGATACCTGGCCCAGCGCTACCAACTGGAGCAAATCGGCATCTCCGGGCTGACCCCGGAGGACGAGCCGGCCCCGCAGCGGCTGGCCGAGGTGGCCGCCGAGGCCCGGGAGCACAAGACCACCACGATCTTCTTCGAGACGCTGGTCAGCCCGAAGGTCGCCGAGACGATCGCCCGGGAGGTCGGGGCGAAGACCGCCGTACTGGATCCGATCGAGGGCCTGCAACCGGACAGCACCGGGGACTACCTTTCGGTGATGCGCAGCAACCTGGGTGCCCTGAGGACCGCGTTGGGATGTTCATGA
- a CDS encoding metal ABC transporter ATP-binding protein, whose product MTEPVVTVQHGVVAYADRPVLRGVSLRVEPGEVVAVLGANGSGKSTLIRAILNLVPLAAGAVTLFGTPQRRFRQWARIGYVPQRMGAGSGVPATVAEVVASGRLARRGVFRPPGRVDRAAVAEALAAVGLADRAGDPVATLSGGQQQRTLIARALAGGPELLVLDEPTAGVDSASQDAFAEALRGFVAGGGTVLLVAHELGPLAGVVTRAVVVHDGTIAHDGAVPEPVGHHAAPGHDHVHPHAPEESTGMWGK is encoded by the coding sequence ATGACCGAACCTGTCGTCACCGTGCAGCACGGGGTGGTCGCCTACGCCGACCGTCCCGTGCTGCGCGGCGTCTCCCTGCGGGTGGAGCCGGGCGAGGTGGTCGCCGTACTCGGCGCCAACGGCTCCGGCAAGTCCACGCTGATCCGGGCGATCCTCAACCTGGTGCCGCTGGCCGCCGGGGCGGTCACCCTGTTCGGCACCCCGCAGCGCCGGTTCCGGCAGTGGGCCAGGATCGGGTACGTGCCGCAGCGGATGGGCGCCGGCAGCGGCGTACCGGCCACCGTGGCCGAGGTGGTCGCCTCCGGCCGGCTGGCCCGGCGGGGCGTGTTCCGGCCGCCGGGGCGGGTCGACCGGGCGGCGGTGGCCGAGGCGCTGGCCGCCGTCGGGCTCGCCGACCGGGCCGGCGACCCGGTGGCCACCCTCTCCGGCGGGCAGCAGCAGCGCACCCTGATCGCCCGGGCGCTGGCCGGCGGGCCCGAGCTGCTGGTCCTCGACGAGCCGACCGCCGGAGTCGACTCCGCCAGCCAGGACGCCTTCGCCGAGGCGCTGCGCGGGTTCGTCGCCGGTGGCGGGACGGTGCTGCTTGTCGCGCACGAACTCGGGCCGCTGGCCGGGGTGGTCACCCGGGCGGTGGTCGTACACGACGGGACGATCGCGCACGACGGCGCGGTCCCGGAACCGGTCGGGCACCACGCCGCGCCCGGACACGACCACGTCCACCCGCACGCGCCGGAGGAGTCCACCGGGATGTGGGGCAAGTGA
- a CDS encoding metalloregulator ArsR/SmtB family transcription factor, giving the protein MTSTNAYEAYAGAGELLRALAAPIRLAIVSELAHGERCVHELVETLGAPQPLVSQHLRVLRGAGVVRGSRRGREIAYTLVDEHIAHIVADAVSHSGEAT; this is encoded by the coding sequence GTGACGAGCACGAACGCCTACGAGGCCTATGCGGGCGCCGGTGAGCTGCTGCGGGCACTCGCCGCACCGATCCGGCTCGCCATCGTCAGCGAACTCGCGCACGGTGAACGCTGCGTGCACGAACTGGTGGAAACCCTCGGCGCACCGCAGCCGCTGGTCTCCCAACACCTGCGGGTGCTCCGCGGGGCCGGCGTGGTGCGCGGCTCGCGGCGCGGTCGGGAAATCGCCTATACCTTGGTCGACGAACACATCGCGCATATCGTGGCGGACGCGGTGAGCCATTCGGGGGAAGCCACCTGA
- a CDS encoding Fur family transcriptional regulator, whose translation MAATDSGAAVRNTRQRSAVSALLGEVEGFHSAQDLHAMLRSRGERVGLTTVYRTLQGLADAGEIDVMRPPGGEHLYRRCSEGHHHHLVCRACGRTVEVEGPAVESWADRVANKHGFSDVSHTLEIFGTCPDCAKR comes from the coding sequence ATGGCGGCGACGGACAGCGGCGCGGCGGTACGCAACACCCGACAGCGCAGCGCGGTCAGCGCACTGCTCGGCGAGGTCGAGGGCTTCCACAGCGCCCAAGACCTGCACGCCATGCTCCGCAGCCGGGGCGAGCGGGTCGGCCTGACCACCGTCTACCGCACCCTCCAGGGGCTCGCCGACGCGGGTGAGATCGACGTGATGCGACCGCCGGGCGGTGAGCACCTCTACCGGCGGTGCAGCGAGGGCCACCACCACCACCTGGTCTGCCGGGCCTGCGGCCGTACGGTCGAGGTGGAGGGGCCGGCCGTGGAGAGCTGGGCCGACCGGGTCGCCAACAAGCACGGCTTCTCCGACGTCAGCCACACCCTGGAAATCTTCGGCACCTGCCCGGACTGCGCCAAGCGCTGA
- a CDS encoding CHAT domain-containing tetratricopeptide repeat protein, protein MGDSVGSAAATARAALDAVQRYPREAITIGRRVLTTGQPDPDERSTAERAIGLALRELNDLPGALRHLRRALRAAGTPRVAALARMSLGYVLANAGRTSAALAAVTSALPELTGADAGRARMQRGVVLHFRGQFEEAIREYGIAVEIARREGDLPLEARARNNRGLLNAHRGATLGADDLGCAAAIFQRLGLDLAAADVRWNLGIAAGHGGDIPGALRRFAAVEEEYAQLRVPRPALLLDRFELLLSVPLVEEAVEVAGLAVRELRRRGMASDLAEALLAQARAALLAGDLATATESAAAARVRFRRQGRRTWAAFARHVELRAELRRGTRSAALLAAMVRTADQLDGTGWPGPALTTRIEAAGLAAALDRTGRALELLAVAARARRRGTASRRAQGWYALALSRRLAGDHRGGARALRRGLAVLDGYRAALGATELRAHSGAHGQELAAEGVDLAISSGTPARVLAWTERWRASTLRMRAVLPPQDVGLAAALAELRMVSGALEEALLAGRPVTALRGRQARLERHIRELARGVDGGGGLLAPPGLRTLAEELGPAVLVELVAHRERLRAVLLRDGRATLHDLGQVEAALHAARLHRFGLRRLVVTGDTPDARAGVSHTSEVLDRQLFGPLRAHLADRPLVLVPIGELHAVAWSGLPTCAGRPVTVAPSATAWLAASRRTLPDGPPLLAAGPRLPAAATEVRQLARVLPGARVLTGADATAEAVTSALDGARLAHVAAHGTFRADNPLFSTLELADGPLTAYELERLPRPPGCVVLSACDSGRSGVRPGDEVMGFSSVLLAIGASSLVATVLPVPADLTTALMLDLHRRMAAGARPASALAAAQREFAASGDGSARATAAAFVCFGAG, encoded by the coding sequence ATGGGTGACAGCGTCGGCTCCGCCGCGGCGACGGCCCGGGCCGCGCTCGACGCCGTCCAGCGCTATCCCCGCGAGGCGATCACCATCGGCCGGCGGGTGCTGACGACCGGGCAACCCGACCCGGACGAGCGGTCCACCGCCGAACGGGCCATCGGGCTCGCCCTGCGGGAACTCAACGACCTGCCGGGAGCCCTGCGGCACCTGCGCCGCGCGCTGCGGGCCGCCGGGACGCCCCGGGTGGCGGCGCTGGCCAGGATGAGCCTCGGGTACGTGCTCGCCAACGCCGGCCGCACCTCCGCCGCCCTGGCCGCGGTCACCTCGGCACTGCCCGAGCTGACCGGCGCCGACGCCGGGCGGGCCCGGATGCAGCGGGGCGTGGTGCTGCACTTCCGGGGCCAGTTCGAGGAGGCGATCCGGGAGTACGGGATCGCGGTGGAGATCGCCCGCCGCGAGGGCGACCTGCCGCTGGAGGCACGCGCCCGGAACAACCGGGGACTGCTCAACGCCCACCGGGGCGCGACCCTGGGCGCCGACGACCTCGGCTGCGCCGCCGCCATCTTCCAGCGGCTCGGACTGGACCTGGCCGCTGCCGACGTGCGGTGGAACCTCGGCATCGCCGCCGGCCACGGCGGCGACATCCCGGGGGCGCTGCGCCGCTTCGCCGCCGTCGAGGAGGAGTACGCCCAGCTCAGGGTGCCCCGGCCGGCGCTGCTGCTGGACCGGTTCGAACTGCTGCTCTCGGTGCCGCTGGTGGAGGAGGCGGTCGAGGTGGCCGGCCTCGCCGTCCGGGAACTGCGGCGGCGCGGAATGGCTTCGGATCTCGCCGAGGCGCTGCTCGCCCAGGCGCGGGCCGCGTTGCTCGCCGGTGACCTGGCCACGGCCACCGAGTCCGCCGCCGCCGCCCGGGTCCGGTTCCGCCGCCAGGGTCGCCGCACCTGGGCCGCCTTCGCCCGGCACGTCGAACTGCGCGCGGAACTGCGCCGGGGTACCCGCTCGGCGGCGCTGCTGGCCGCGATGGTCCGTACCGCCGACCAGCTCGACGGCACCGGATGGCCGGGACCGGCGCTTACCACCCGGATCGAGGCCGCCGGGCTGGCCGCCGCGCTCGACCGCACCGGGCGGGCCCTCGAACTGCTGGCGGTCGCCGCCCGGGCACGCCGCCGGGGCACGGCGTCCCGGCGGGCGCAGGGCTGGTACGCGTTGGCGCTGTCCCGCCGGCTCGCCGGGGACCACCGGGGTGGCGCCCGCGCCCTGCGCCGCGGACTGGCGGTGCTCGACGGCTACCGGGCCGCGCTGGGCGCCACCGAACTGCGCGCGCACAGCGGCGCACATGGCCAGGAACTCGCGGCCGAGGGAGTCGACCTCGCGATCAGCTCCGGTACGCCGGCCCGGGTGCTCGCCTGGACGGAGCGGTGGCGGGCCAGCACGCTGCGGATGCGGGCCGTCCTGCCACCCCAGGACGTCGGACTGGCCGCCGCCCTCGCCGAGCTGCGGATGGTCAGCGGCGCGCTGGAGGAGGCCCTGCTCGCGGGCCGGCCGGTGACCGCGCTGCGCGGTCGCCAGGCCCGGCTCGAACGACACATCCGGGAACTGGCCCGGGGGGTCGACGGCGGCGGCGGACTGCTGGCACCGCCGGGCCTGCGCACCCTCGCCGAGGAACTCGGCCCGGCGGTACTCGTGGAACTCGTGGCCCACCGGGAGCGGCTGCGGGCGGTGCTGCTCCGGGACGGCCGGGCGACCCTGCACGACCTCGGCCAGGTCGAGGCGGCGCTGCACGCGGCCCGGCTGCACCGGTTCGGCCTGCGCCGGCTGGTCGTCACCGGGGACACCCCGGACGCCCGGGCCGGGGTGTCGCACACCTCGGAAGTGCTGGACCGGCAGCTCTTCGGGCCGCTCCGGGCACACCTGGCCGACCGGCCACTCGTGCTGGTGCCGATCGGGGAGTTGCACGCGGTCGCCTGGTCCGGGCTGCCGACCTGCGCCGGACGGCCGGTGACGGTGGCTCCGTCGGCGACGGCGTGGCTCGCCGCCAGCCGGCGTACGCTGCCGGACGGCCCGCCGCTGCTGGCCGCCGGCCCGCGCCTGCCCGCCGCCGCGACCGAGGTACGCCAACTGGCCCGGGTGCTGCCGGGGGCACGCGTGCTGACCGGCGCGGACGCGACCGCCGAGGCGGTGACCAGCGCCTTGGACGGGGCCCGACTGGCACACGTCGCGGCGCACGGCACGTTCCGGGCCGACAACCCGCTCTTCTCCACACTGGAACTCGCCGACGGCCCGCTTACCGCCTACGAGTTGGAGCGGCTGCCCCGGCCGCCCGGCTGTGTGGTGCTCTCCGCCTGCGACTCGGGGCGCTCCGGCGTACGCCCGGGGGACGAGGTGATGGGCTTCAGCTCCGTACTGCTGGCCATCGGTGCCAGCAGCCTGGTCGCCACCGTGCTGCCGGTGCCGGCGGACCTGACCACCGCGCTGATGCTGGACCTGCACCGCCGGATGGCTGCCGGTGCCCGGCCGGCGTCGGCGCTCGCCGCCGCCCAGCGGGAGTTCGCCGCCAGCGGGGACGGTTCCGCGCGGGCCACGGCGGCGGCCTTCGTCTGCTTCGGAGCGGGCTGA
- a CDS encoding S8 family serine peptidase, with the protein MSPSRPVAPRSAGRFSRRHLLALAALAAATPLGAGLRPGPAGAGSGGEGDDDAYQRAFQQLLAADPEVRLHGETGREFLYRPRQLLVADPDAQRVLAALRKAGHQATPGGRFAGVTRLRFDRETEVPAVVAKLRDPRQWPEQPVPRVQPHHLLVGYGNIMGNPGGPPQVAAALPAPDPAHARDGAGVTVGVCDTGVWRLADSRHPLWLGGSYLPQVDDEDPLYLHTDVLGPQGGHGTFVAGVVRQAAPGVSFDPEPALHPTGIGDEEMLVAALAALDPQVSIVNLSLGCFTQDDLPPLPLANVLGGRRQGSVVVASAGNAGTSRPTWPAALPEVLAVAAVSRDAAGLAPAPYSNHGSWVDVCAVGERTSTFVDGRLLLPGLPARQFLGYASWAGTSFAAAHVSGRLAAVMTGNGLDAEQARQFLLAQPVWHPDYGVLVD; encoded by the coding sequence GTGTCGCCGTCCCGTCCCGTCGCGCCGCGTTCGGCCGGTCGGTTCTCCCGTCGGCATCTCCTGGCGCTGGCCGCGCTGGCCGCGGCCACCCCGTTGGGCGCCGGACTGCGACCGGGTCCGGCCGGCGCCGGCTCCGGCGGCGAGGGCGACGACGACGCGTACCAGCGGGCATTCCAGCAACTGCTGGCCGCCGATCCCGAGGTGCGACTGCACGGCGAGACCGGCCGGGAGTTCCTCTACCGCCCCCGGCAGTTGCTGGTAGCCGACCCGGACGCCCAACGGGTGCTGGCCGCGCTGCGGAAGGCGGGGCACCAGGCCACCCCGGGCGGCCGGTTCGCCGGCGTCACCCGGCTGCGCTTCGACCGGGAGACCGAGGTGCCCGCGGTGGTGGCGAAACTGCGCGACCCACGGCAGTGGCCCGAGCAGCCGGTCCCCCGGGTGCAGCCGCACCACCTGCTGGTCGGCTACGGCAACATCATGGGCAATCCCGGCGGCCCGCCCCAGGTCGCCGCCGCGCTGCCCGCGCCGGATCCGGCGCACGCGCGGGACGGCGCCGGGGTGACGGTCGGCGTCTGCGACACCGGGGTCTGGCGGCTCGCCGACAGCCGGCACCCGCTGTGGCTCGGCGGCAGCTACCTGCCGCAGGTCGACGACGAGGACCCGCTCTACCTGCACACCGACGTGCTCGGCCCGCAGGGCGGGCACGGCACCTTCGTCGCCGGAGTGGTCCGGCAGGCCGCGCCGGGCGTGTCGTTCGATCCCGAGCCGGCGCTGCACCCGACCGGCATCGGTGACGAGGAAATGCTGGTGGCCGCGCTGGCCGCCCTCGACCCCCAGGTGTCGATCGTCAACCTGTCGCTCGGTTGTTTCACCCAGGACGACCTGCCGCCGCTGCCGCTGGCGAACGTCCTCGGCGGCCGGCGGCAGGGCAGCGTCGTCGTCGCGTCCGCCGGCAACGCCGGCACCAGCCGGCCGACCTGGCCGGCGGCACTGCCCGAGGTGCTCGCGGTGGCCGCGGTCAGCCGGGACGCGGCCGGGCTGGCCCCGGCACCGTACAGCAACCACGGCTCCTGGGTGGACGTGTGTGCCGTCGGCGAGCGGACCAGCACCTTCGTCGACGGCCGGCTGCTGCTGCCCGGGCTGCCCGCCAGGCAGTTCCTCGGGTACGCGAGCTGGGCCGGCACCTCCTTCGCGGCGGCACACGTCTCGGGCCGGCTGGCCGCCGTGATGACCGGCAACGGGCTCGACGCCGAACAGGCCCGCCAGTTCCTGCTCGCCCAGCCCGTCTGGCACCCCGACTATGGCGTACTCGTTGACTGA